One window from the genome of Cryptomeria japonica chromosome 6, Sugi_1.0, whole genome shotgun sequence encodes:
- the LOC131071459 gene encoding non-specific phospholipase C2, translating to MNRVLCFPTVFYSLVYLLCREEMGEIKIEGPIKTIVVLVQENRSFDHMLGWMKRLNPEIDGVTGQEWNPLSTADPNSAKLFFDEKSEYVDPDPGHSYQAIREQIFGNSTDTEANPPPMNGFAQQAESIQTGMSETVMNGFKPEAVPVYEALVKEFAVFDRWFASVPASTQPNRLFVHSATSHGAISNDSVKLIEGYPQKTIFESVHESGLEFGIYYQYPPATLFYRNLRKLKYITKFHQYNLKFKSDAKNGKLPNYVVIEQRYFDLKILPGNDDHPSHDVAEGQKFVKEVYETLRSSPQWNEMVFIITYDEHGGFFDHVPTPVRDVPSPDEIVGPKPDFFKFDRLGVRVPTMVISPWINPGTVVHKPSGPYPSSEFEHSSIPATVKKIFNLKADFLTKRDAWAGTFEGVLKLRESPRTDCPVTLPEPSKLRPGEANEEARLNEFQSELVQLAAQLNGDHALPSYPDELPNKMCVREAQQYIERSVNRFFEACEKARMDGEDESYIVNLPCETTGDGADSSEPSGIRRVLRKLISCITCST from the exons ATGAACAGGGTGCTCTGTTTTCCTACAGTATTCTACAGTCTTGTTTATCTTCTTTGCAGAGAAGAGATGGGGGAAATAAAGATCGAAGGGCCGATAAAAACTATCGTTGTTCTTGTTCAAGAGAATCGATCTTTCGACCACATGCTCGGATGGATGAAGCGGCTTAATCCAGAAATTGATGGCGTAACAGGGCAAGAATGGAATCCTCTGTCCACTGCAGATCCTAACTCCGCCAAATTGTTTTTCGACGAAAAGTCGGAATATGTGGATCCAGATCCTGGCCATTCTTACCAAGCCATCAGAGAGCAGATCTTCGGAAATTCTACAGACACTGAGGCAAATCCTCCTCCCATGAATGGATTCGCTCAGCAGGCCGAGAGCATTCAGACAGGCATGTCGGAGACCGTGATGAATGGCTTCAAACCAGAAGCTGTTCCAGTCTACGAGGCCTTGgttaaagaatttgcagtctttgACAGATGGTTTGCGTCCGTACCTGCCTCAACGCAACCGAACAGACTCTTTGTTCACTCTGCAACTTCTCACGGTGCAATCAGCAACGATTCCGTCAAGCTCATTGAAGGATATCCGCAAAAGACTATCTTTGAATCCGTTCATGAATCCGGCCTGGAGTTCGGTATTTATTACCAGTATCCCCCTGCTACTCTGTTCTACAGGAATCTCAGAAAGCTCAAGTACATAACCAAGTTTCACCAGTACAATCTCAAGTTCAAGTCTGATGCAAAGAACGGGAAACTGCCGAACTATGTCGTCATTGAGCAGCGATATTTTGATCTCAAGATTTTGCCAGGAAATGATGATCATCCTTCGCATGATGTTGCCGAAGGTCAGAAATTTGTGAAAGAGGTTTACGAGACGCTGAGATCGAGTCCTCAGTGGAACGAAATGGTGTTCATTATTACTTACGATGAGCACGGGGgtttctttgatcatgttcctacgcCTGTCAGAGATGTGCCCTCTCCTGACGAAATTGTAGGCCCCAAACCCGATTTCTTCAAATTCGACAGATTAGGTGTTCGTGTGCCTACCATGGTGATTTCTCCCTGGATCAATCCAGGAACTG TGGTGCATAAACCAAGCGGGCCATACCCTTCCTCAGAATTCGAGCACTCATCAATACCTGCAACCGTGAAGAAAATCTTCAATCTGAAAGCAGATTTCTTGACAAAGAGAGATGCTTGGGCGGGAACTTTCGAAGGCGTATTAAAATTGCGGGAGAGTCCAAGGACAGATTGCCCGG TTACTCTACCAGAACCCTCAAAGCTGAGACCAGGAGAAGCAAATGAGGAGGCGCGTTTAAACGAATTTCAGAGTGAACTGGTTCAACTGGCAGCTCAATTGAACGGAGACCACGCTCTGCCTAGCTACCCGGATGAGCTCCCAAACAAGATGTGCGTAAGAGAAGCTCAGCAATACATTGAGCGCTCTGTAAATCGCTTCTTTGAGGCCTGCGAAAAGGCAAGGATGGACGGTGAAGACGAATCATATATTGTAAATCTTCCATGTGAGACGACAGGCGACGGAGCGGATTCATCAGAGCCTTCGGGAATCCGGCGGGTTTTACGAAAATTGATATCCTGCATTACCTGTAGCACTTAA
- the LOC131071460 gene encoding non-specific phospholipase C2, translated as MKKPFCFLTVFCSPVYFLCREEMGEIKMEGQIKTVVVLVQENRSFDHMFGWMKRLNPQIDGVTGQEWNPLSIADPDFARIFFDDKSEYVDPDPGHSYKATKEQVFGNSTDTSADPPPMNGFAQQAETVEKGMSETVMNGFKPEAVPVYTTLVKEFAVFDRWFSSVPASTQPNRLFVHSATSHGATSNDAIKLIEGYPQKTIFESVYESGLDFGIYYQYPPSTLFYRNLRKLKYITKFHQFDLSFKSHAKQGKLPNYVVIEQRYFDLKILPANDDHPSHDVAEGQKFVKEVYETLRSSPQWNEMVFIVTYDEHGGFFDHVPTPVRNVPSPDGIVGPKPYYFKFDRLGVRVPTIVISPWINPGTVVHKPSGPYPSSEFEHSSIPATVKKIFNLKADFLTKRDAWAGTFEGILKLRESPRTDCPVTLPEPSKLRPGEAKEEARLNEFQSELVQLAAQLNGDHALDSYPDELPNKMCVREAQQYVERSVNRFFQACEKARMDGEDESYIVKLPCETTGDEGGSSKASGIRQALRNMISCLACGTKN; from the exons ATGAAGAAGCCATTCTGTTTTCTCACAGTATTTTGCAGTCCTGTTTATTTTCTTTGCAGAGAAGAAATGGGGGAGATCAAAATGGAGGGGCAGATTAAAACTGTGGTTGTTCTTGTGCAAGAGAATCGATCGTTCGACCACATGTTCGGATGGATGAAGCGGCTTAATCCACAAATTGATGGCGTAACAGGGCAAGAATGGAATCCTCTGTCCATTGCAGACCCCGATTTCGCCAGAATTTTTTTCGATGACAAGTCGGAATATGTGGATCCAGATCCTGGCCATTCTTACAAAGCCACTAAAGAACAGGTCTTTGGAAATTCCACAGACACGTCGGCGGATCCTCCTCCTATGAACGGATTCGCTCAGCAGGCCGAAACCGTTGAGAAGGGCATGTCAGAGACTGTGATGAATGGCTTCAAACCAGAAGCTGTTCCAGTCTACACTACCTTGgttaaagaatttgcagtctttgACAGATGGTTTTCGTCCGTACCAGCCTCAACGCAGCCGAACAGACTCTTTGTTCACTCTGCAACTTCTCACGGTGCAACCAGCAACGACGCCATTAAGCTCATCGAAGGATATCCGCAAAAGACGATCTTTGAATCTGTTTACGAATCTGGCCTCGACTTCGGTATTTATTACCAGTATCCCCCATCTACTCTGTTCTACAGAAATCTCAGAAAGCTCAAGTACATAACAAAGTTTCACCAGTTCGATCTCTCCTTCAAATCTCATGCGAAGCAGGGGAAATTGCCTAACTATGTCGTCATTGAGCAGCGATATTTTGATCTGAAGATACTTCCAGCGAATGATGATCATCCTTCGCACGATGTTGCCGAAGGCCAGAAATTTGTGAAAGAGGTTTACGAGACGCTGAGATCGAGTCCACAATGGAACGAAATGGTGTTCATTGTTACTTACGATGAGCACGGGGGTTTCTTTGATCATGTTCCCACGCCTGTCAGAAATGTGCCGTCTCCTGACGGAATTGTAGGCCCCAAACCCTATTACTTCAAGTTCGACAGATTAGGTGTTCGTGTGCCTACAATAGTCATTTCTCCCTGGATCAATCCAGGAACCG TGGTGCATAAACCTAGCGGGCCATATCCTTCCTCCGAATTCGAGCACTCATCGATTCCTGCAACAGTGAAGAAAATTTTCAATCTGAAAGCAGATTTCTTGACAAAGAGAGATGCTTGGGCGGGAACATTCGAAGGCATATTAAAATTGCGGGAGAGTCCAAGAACAGATTGCCCGG TTACGCTGCCAGAACCGTCAAAGCTAAGACCAGGAGAAGCAAAAGAGGAGGCGCGTTTAAACGAGTTTCAGAGTGAGTTGGTTCAGCTGGCAGCTCAATTGAATGGAGATCACGCTCTAGATAGCTACCCGGATGAGCTCCCAAACAAGATGTGCGTAAGAGAAGCTCAACAATACGTTGAGCGCTCTGTAAATCGATTCTTTCAGGCTTGCGAAAAGGCAAGGATGGACGGTGAAGATGAATCGTATATTGTGAAGCTTCCATGTGAGACGACAGGTGACGAAGGGGGCTCGTCAAAGGCTTCCGGAATCCGGCAGGCTTTAAGAAATATGATATCCTGCCTTGCCTGTGGCACTAAAAATTAG